A single window of Nicotiana sylvestris chromosome 3, ASM39365v2, whole genome shotgun sequence DNA harbors:
- the LOC104238226 gene encoding style cell-cycle inhibitor 1-A, with protein MGSDKKTPEEKRKHKRSSPSSPRDEVKSKRQNIKGDEERRKEKKDKSKKEKHKSHSSEEKKSGEKHKTKSHKHKDKSKNKFEELSKDDYFSKNNEFATWLKDKKNLFFSDLSSETARDLFSDFVIQWNKGKLDSQYYEGIATGPRSSHAWNIKK; from the exons ATGGGGAGCGATAAGAAGACGCCGGAGGAGAAGAGGAAGCATAAGAGAAGTTCGCCTTCTTCTCCACGAG ATGAAGTGAAAAGCAAACGCCAGAATATCAAAGGGGATGAAGAGcgaaggaaagaaaagaaggaCAAATCCAAGAAGGAGAAGCACAAATCCCATTCTAGTGAAG AGAAGAAGTCAGGGGAAAAGCACAAAACCAAGAGCCACAAACATAAGGATAAATCG AAAAACAAGTTTGAAGAGTTATCAAAAGATGATTATTTCTCTAAGAACAATGAATTTGCTACTTGGCTGAAAGATAAGAAGAATTTGTTCTTCTCAGATCTTTCGTCTGAGACTGCACGCGATTTATTCTCTGACTTTGTCATACAATGGAACAAAGGAAAGCTTGACAGCCAATACTATGAGGGAATTGCAACCGGGCCTCGGTCATCCCACGCTTGGAATATCAAAAAGTAA
- the LOC138888501 gene encoding uncharacterized protein: MEEMENKNKVLRDQMREHQERVDKFAPKLLPKRDIGRFVEQPYNEETAPHAIPKTFKIPPYLKIYDGTTDPEDHIIHYVTTVNGNDLLKEQVPSVLLKKFGETLTGGALTLYSQLPARSIATFEEMADKFVTAHAGAKKAEARVNDIFSVRQSPGEGLRDFLAQFNRVRMSLPNVSERMAVAAFQNGLSRNGSRATRKLLSRLMKYPPTTWEEIHNAYCAEVRADEDDLNGPTQRLMLVQVKSRKDHRNNGRRDQSGPCLNRERQQPYVRIVVPQSHRHTEGPPKPHTGTQRNKREIMYALEKLGTKVKWPQKMKSNPSTQKSNVLCEFYQEQGHKTEGCIALRKEVVNMLNQGHVRELMSDRGRANFSPGREQHQGPPKPTSPTRTIQMIIGGGDEATINHVKFTITQKLKRYARYCERRGHTQAECRPTLSTNAANKKEIQCRNQ, from the exons atggaagaaatggaaaacAAAAACAAGGTGCTCCGTGACCAGATGAGGGAGCATCAAGAAAGGGTCGATAAATTCGCCCCAAAGTTACTACCAAAACGAGACATTGGTCGATTCGTCGAACAACCGTACAACGAGGAAACGGCTCCACACGCTATTCCCAAAACCTTCAAAATACCACCGTACCTAAAGATATacgatggtactacagacccagaAGATCACATCATCCACTACGTCACAACGGTGAATGGCAACGATCTTTTGAAGGAGCAAGTACCATCAGTATTACTAAAAAAGTTCGGCGAAACCTTGACAGGGGGAGCCTTAACCTTGTATTCACAACTGCCAGCGCGATCAATAGCAACGTTCGAGGAAATGGCCGACAAGTTTGTCACCGCCCATGCAGGGGCTAAAAAGGCGGAAGCTAGGGTGAATGACATATTCTCTGTTAGGCAATCTCCTGGCGAGGGACTCAGGGACTTCCTCGCCCAGTTTAACAGGGTGAGAATGAGCCTACCAAATGTATCAGAAAGGATGGCGGTAGCGGCCTTCCAGAATGGGTTAAGCAGGAACGGGTCAAGAGCAACTAGAAAACTATTAAgcaggctcatgaaataccctcccaccacttgggaagaaatccaTAATGCCTATTGTGCCGAGGTGAGAGCCGACGAGGATGACCTTAACGGTCCGACCCAACGACTAATGTTAGTTCAAGTAAAATCAAGGAAAGATCATCGTAACAATGGTCGAAGGGATCAGTCAGGCCCCTGTCTCAACCGAGAAAGACAGCAACCCTACGTCAGAATAGTCGTCCCACAGTCTCATCGACATACGGAAGGGCCGCCCAAGCCACACACAGGGACTCAGCGAAACAAAAGAG AAATAATGTACGCACTAGAGAAGCTTGGCACAAAGGTGAaatggccacaaaagatgaagtCCAACCCAAGTACTCAGAAGTCGAACGTTCTCTGTGAATTCTACCAGGAGCAGGGTCACAAAACCGAAGGCTGCATAGCTCTACGGAAAGAGGTAGTAAACATGTTGAACCAAGGGCACGTGAGGGAACTGATGAGCGATCGTGGACGAGCCAACTTTTCCCCTGGACGTGAACAACACCAGGGACCTCCAAAGCCAACCTCCCCCACTCGcaccatccaaatgatcatcGGTGGAGGCGATGAAGCGACAATAaaccatgtgaagttcaccaTTACACAGAAACTGAAACG atatgccagGTATTGCGAAAGACGTGGCCACACACAAGCTGAATGTCGACCCACTCTATCCACTAATgcagcaaataagaaggaaattCAATGCCGCAATCAATGA